TAAAAGGTTTGCCAGACTTCCGGTTCTCATATACGGCTTGTACGTATGTGAGAGCCAGAAGTCTGACAAACCTCTTTGGATGCGTTATGCGATCTTTTTAAAGAGCATTTGTTTTTAAACTTGTTTATTTTCCTCTTTTAAAAGCGTTTCTTTTTCGCGGCGTGTCTCTTGAATTTGTGCAACTTTAGCAAATGGTAGAAAAATTAAAACTGAAAGAGCTAAGTTGACTGCTGCAAGGATCCCCCCTGCGATGCTTTGTGTTGCAAGCGCGCCTCCGATGATTGGTGGTGTTGTCCAAGGGGTAATGATCGTTGCGGGAGGCACCAAACCGCTCAGAGTTGCAAGATAAGCAACGGTGACAAGGACAATTGGTGTTAAAATATAAGGAATAAACATAATTGGATTTAAAACAATTGGCAAACCGAACATCATTGGCTCATTTATGTTAAAGATACCAGGTGCTGCAGATAGTTTAGATACTGTCATATAGGCTTTGTGTTTACGGGCAACGATAAATATGGCAATGATTAATCCGAGTGTTGCGCCAGTACCACCTAAATTAACAAATGAATCAAAGAAAGGTTTGTTAACAATATAAGGAATTTTTTTCCCAGCTTCTAATGCTGCGACATTGGCTTCAATCGCTGTTACGTTAATCGATTGCATAAATGGATCGATAATATTTGCTCCGTGAAGTCCAAAGAACCAAAGAAAGGATGAAAGAAACGCTAACAGAATCGCTGCTGGCAAAGAATTAGCCAGTCCCATAAATGGTTCTTGAATCAGTGTATAGAATGAACTTACTAAATTACTAACACCGAATGCTTGGAATAAGGCTGTAATTAAAGCAAAAATCGCAACAGTAATCATCGTTGGAAATAAAGCTGCAAATGAACGG
This DNA window, taken from Listeria sp. PSOL-1, encodes the following:
- a CDS encoding PTS sugar transporter subunit IIC, yielding MNGFIAFMEKYFIPYAAKIGGQRHLVAIRDGFITTMPLMILGSFAVLINNFPLKVYQKFMNGLFGEGKWQAFGADIWSGTFAILGLLIAFTVAYNLAKSYGKDALSSGTVSVATYFTIGAIAPDAKGIPGVAGLGSTGLFLALIVALLSTEIFTRLSGSPKLIIKMPDGVPPAVARSFAALFPTMITVAIFALITALFQAFGVSNLVSSFYTLIQEPFMGLANSLPAAILLAFLSSFLWFFGLHGANIIDPFMQSINVTAIEANVAALEAGKKIPYIVNKPFFDSFVNLGGTGATLGLIIAIFIVARKHKAYMTVSKLSAAPGIFNINEPMMFGLPIVLNPIMFIPYILTPIVLVTVAYLATLSGLVPPATIITPWTTPPIIGGALATQSIAGGILAAVNLALSVLIFLPFAKVAQIQETRREKETLLKEENKQV